The following are encoded in a window of Mycobacterium decipiens genomic DNA:
- the tcrX gene encoding two-component system response regulator TcrX codes for MCRADGQPVTVLVVDDEPVLAEMVSMALRYEGWNITAAGDGSSAIAAARTERPDVVVLDVMLPDMSGLDVLHKLRNENPGLPVLLLTAKDAVEDRIAGLTAGGDDYVTKPFSIEEVVLRLRALLRRTRVTTVDSGAQLIVGDLVLDEDSHEVTRAGEPVSLTSTEFELLRFMMRNSKRVLSKAQILDRVWSYDFGGRSNIVELYISYLRKKIDNGREPMIHTLRGAGYVLKPAR; via the coding sequence ATGTGCCGCGCCGACGGCCAACCGGTCACCGTGCTGGTCGTCGACGACGAACCCGTTCTTGCCGAGATGGTGTCCATGGCCTTGCGGTACGAGGGCTGGAATATCACCGCCGCCGGCGACGGATCTTCGGCGATTGCGGCGGCCCGCACCGAGCGGCCGGACGTGGTGGTGCTCGACGTGATGTTGCCCGACATGAGTGGCCTCGACGTGTTGCACAAGTTGCGCAACGAGAACCCAGGCCTGCCAGTACTCCTGCTGACGGCCAAGGACGCCGTGGAGGATCGCATCGCCGGGTTGACCGCGGGCGGCGACGACTACGTCACCAAGCCGTTCAGCATCGAGGAGGTAGTGCTGCGGCTGCGGGCACTACTGCGGCGCACCAGGGTGACGACGGTCGACAGCGGTGCACAGCTCATAGTGGGTGACTTGGTGCTGGACGAAGACAGCCACGAGGTGACGCGCGCCGGCGAACCGGTTTCGTTGACGTCTACCGAGTTCGAGCTACTGCGATTCATGATGCGCAACTCCAAGCGGGTGCTGAGCAAAGCGCAGATTCTGGACCGCGTCTGGAGCTACGACTTCGGCGGCCGGTCCAACATTGTGGAGCTGTACATCTCGTACTTGCGCAAAAAGATCGACAACGGCCGCGAACCCATGATTCACACGCTGCGCGGCGCGGGTTATGTGCTCAAGCCGGCCCGCTAG
- a CDS encoding DUF6131 family protein, translating into MIAVGAVLLILGFVFGIQLLWALGIVLLVIGAVLWALGSMGRPVAGRRYWY; encoded by the coding sequence ATGATTGCAGTCGGCGCAGTATTGCTCATTCTCGGATTTGTGTTCGGCATTCAGTTGTTGTGGGCGCTCGGCATAGTCCTGCTTGTGATTGGCGCGGTGCTATGGGCCTTGGGCTCAATGGGCCGCCCGGTCGCCGGCAGGCGCTACTGGTACTAA
- a CDS encoding MmcQ/YjbR family DNA-binding protein gives MADRPAQVGDVHRIAASMPHAKRLAGPKGNPIYQVGGKSFVFFRTPQPDATDAVTGERYDDVIMLWVESESDKLALVQDPALPFFTTKHFDGHPSVLVRASRLAEIGTTELAELIADAWLARTSKRRAQAWLAAQHQA, from the coding sequence ATGGCTGATCGACCCGCCCAGGTCGGCGATGTCCATCGAATCGCCGCGTCGATGCCGCACGCAAAGCGGCTAGCGGGCCCGAAGGGTAACCCCATCTATCAGGTGGGCGGCAAGTCATTCGTGTTCTTTCGCACACCGCAGCCAGACGCAACCGACGCGGTAACCGGCGAACGTTACGACGACGTGATCATGCTCTGGGTTGAGTCGGAGAGCGACAAGCTTGCACTGGTCCAGGATCCTGCCCTGCCCTTCTTCACCACGAAGCATTTCGACGGTCACCCCTCGGTACTGGTGCGGGCGAGTCGATTGGCCGAAATCGGCACCACGGAATTGGCCGAGCTGATTGCCGACGCTTGGCTGGCGCGCACGTCGAAGAGGCGGGCCCAGGCGTGGCTCGCCGCGCAACACCAGGCTTAG
- a CDS encoding class I SAM-dependent methyltransferase, with translation MPRTDDDSWAITESVGATALGVAAARVAETESDNPLINDPFARAFVDAAGDGIWSIYADPSLLAGATDVDPDVRARVKLMVDFVAARTAFFDDFFLAAVNAGVRQIVILASGLDSRAWRLAWPDGTVVYELDQPKVLEFKSATLRQLGAQPMSQLVNVPIDLRQDWPKELQQAGFDASKPCAWLAEGLLRYLPARAQDLLFERIDTLSGPGSWLASNVPGVGFLDPERVRRQRAEMRRMRAAVAELVEAEIPDVDELWYAEERTAVADWLRERGWVVSAATLAEMLARYGRTIPDGGEDAIPPNLFVSARRAAG, from the coding sequence ATGCCGCGGACCGACGACGATTCCTGGGCTATCACCGAGAGCGTGGGAGCCACCGCCCTGGGCGTGGCGGCTGCCCGTGTTGCCGAGACCGAGAGCGATAACCCGCTGATCAACGACCCGTTCGCGCGGGCGTTCGTCGACGCGGCAGGCGACGGGATATGGAGCATCTACGCCGATCCCTCGCTTTTGGCCGGTGCGACAGACGTCGACCCGGACGTGCGGGCGCGGGTAAAGCTGATGGTCGACTTCGTGGCCGCCCGAACGGCGTTCTTCGACGACTTTTTCCTCGCCGCGGTCAACGCCGGAGTGCGGCAAATTGTGATCCTTGCCTCAGGCCTGGACTCACGCGCCTGGCGGCTGGCCTGGCCTGACGGGACCGTGGTTTACGAGTTGGACCAGCCCAAGGTGCTGGAATTCAAATCCGCCACGTTGCGCCAGCTCGGCGCGCAGCCGATGTCGCAACTGGTGAACGTCCCGATAGACCTGCGTCAGGATTGGCCAAAGGAACTGCAACAAGCGGGATTTGACGCATCGAAACCGTGCGCGTGGTTGGCCGAAGGGTTGTTGCGTTACCTGCCGGCGCGGGCTCAGGATCTTCTGTTCGAGCGTATCGATACGCTTAGCGGCCCGGGCAGTTGGTTGGCGTCCAACGTCCCCGGCGTCGGCTTTCTCGACCCGGAACGGGTGCGCCGCCAGCGTGCGGAGATGCGGCGAATGCGGGCCGCGGTTGCCGAGCTGGTCGAAGCCGAGATACCCGACGTTGACGAGCTCTGGTATGCCGAGGAGCGCACGGCCGTCGCCGACTGGTTACGGGAACGTGGTTGGGTCGTGTCGGCGGCAACGTTGGCCGAGATGCTGGCTCGCTATGGGCGCACTATCCCCGATGGCGGCGAAGACGCGATCCCGCCAAACCTTTTTGTCTCCGCGCGGCGGGCCGCGGGCTGA